A stretch of Ursus arctos isolate Adak ecotype North America unplaced genomic scaffold, UrsArc2.0 scaffold_4, whole genome shotgun sequence DNA encodes these proteins:
- the LOC113251944 gene encoding cytochrome c oxidase copper chaperone yields the protein MPGLAAASPAPSDSQEKKPLKPCCACPETKKARDACIIEKGEEHCGHLIEAHKECMRALGFKI from the exons ATGCCAGGTCTGGCGGCCGCAAGCCCTGCCCCATCTGACTCACAGGAGAAGAAGCCGCTGAAGCCCTGCTGCGCCTGCCCGGAGACCAAGAAGGCGCGCGATGCTTG CATCATTGAAAAAGGAGAAGAGCACTGTGGACACCTAATCGAGGCCCACAAGGAGTGCATGAGAGCCCTGGGATTTAAGATATGA